The uncultured Subdoligranulum sp. genomic sequence GACGCCGCAGACGATACCGATGATGAACTTGAGGATGAAGGTGGTGAAGGCATAGCCGGGATCACCGGCGATCACGTCGGCCAGGGCCAGACCGATGGCCCCCGCCAGGCCGCCCGACACGCCGTCCAGCAGCATGGCGGTCAGCGCCGTGAAGGTATTGCCCAGGTGGAAGGAGGACCCGCCCGCAAAGGGAATGCGGAAAAATTCGTAGGCCACAAAGCTCAGGGCGGCCATCACGCCCACCAGACTGATGCGCTGTACGGTAAACTTGGTTCTGGTCAGCGCCGCAATCAGCAGCGCCACCGCCACCGCCCCGAAGAGCAGCAGCCACATCGTTGCTGTATCCATAGTGAAAACACTCCTTTATCACGCAGCTCGCTCCCCGGCGGGAGGAGTTGACAAATTCTTTCCTGCAGGGTATGCTCCTATTATAGCGTTTTCTGGCTCCGAATAAATGCCCAGTTTTTGATTTTTTTATGGTGCCAGTTTGGGAGGAAAAAGCCGTGATCGAACTGAAGAGTGAGGAGAGGACGCCCCTCTATGAACAGCTGTATGCCGCCCTGGCCGACGAGATCCGCAGCGGGCAGCGCGCCCCCGGTACGGCGCTGCCGGGGCGGCGCACCATGGC encodes the following:
- a CDS encoding ECF transporter S component, with translation MDTATMWLLLFGAVAVALLIAALTRTKFTVQRISLVGVMAALSFVAYEFFRIPFAGGSSFHLGNTFTALTAMLLDGVSGGLAGAIGLALADVIAGDPGYAFTTFILKFIIGIVCGVTAHRLVHLRQRRQGSKGRYLAMVTVSAFSGLLVNVFTDPLVGYFRDRYIFGQPVEVATVFIKITGGVTLVNSLLSTVCAVVLYLALEPALRRAHLLPKE